A portion of the Platichthys flesus chromosome 7, fPlaFle2.1, whole genome shotgun sequence genome contains these proteins:
- the LOC133956361 gene encoding protein-serine O-palmitoleoyltransferase porcupine-like — translation MGAFSRQKFFQELAHGCLLPTAQQGLEQVWQLLVICLLCRLLWMLGLPHFLKHLGTVAGGFYALYLFFELHMIWVVLLSLLCYLFLFLCRHSTMRGTFLSITVLIYLLLGELHMMDTTNWHKMRGSQMVVAMKAISLAFDLDRGVVSSVPSPIEFMGYIYFVGTVIFGPWISFNSYKEALDGRRLSFSWFFKVSASWVKSQVCLVVSNCVAPYLFPYFIPVYGNKLLRSKKRRKIRGTLAKWLLAYENTMSFHFSSYFVGYFSETTATLAGAGFTEEKDNLKWDMTVSKPLSIEFPRSMVEVVTSWNLPMSRFLHTYVFTSALKFGTFSAIMVTYTASALLHGLSFHLGAVLLSLGFITYIEHVLRKRLAAIFNACVLSKKCQANCTHRNKKELWVYMINLAFSALALLHLTYLGSVFNSSVDYMEEDEDDITHHTIQKWSELSWTSHWVTFGCWILYRLVL, via the exons ATGGGAGCGTTCAGCCGACAGAAGTTCTTCCAGGAGCTGGCTCATGGCTGCCTGCTGCCCACAGCCCAGCAGGGCCTGGAGCAGGTGTGGCAGCTGCTGGTGATCTGCCTGCTGTGCCGGCTTCTCTGGATGTTAG GCCTCCCCCACTTCCTGAAGCACCTGGGCACCGTGGCCGGGGGCTTCTACGCTCTCTACCTGTTCTTTGAGCTTCACATGATCTGGGTGGTGCTTCTCAGCCTGCTCTgctacctcttcctcttcctgtgccGCCACTCCACCATGAGAGGCACCTTCCTCTCCATCACCGTGCTCATCTACCTGCTGTTGGG AGAGCTGCACATGATGGACACCACCAACTGGCACAAGATGAGAG GTTCACAGATGGTGGTGGCCATGAAAGCCATCTCTCTGGCCTTCGACCTGGACAGGGGCGTGGTGTCCAGTGTCCCCTCACCCATCGAGTTCATGGGCTACATCTACTTCGTGGGCACGGTCATCTTTGGTCCCTGGATCAGTTTCAACAGCTACAAAGAAGCTTTGGACGGACGTAGGCTG AGCTTTTCGTGGTTTTTCAAAGTGTCTGCGAGCTGGGTGAAGAGTCAGGTCTGCCTGGTTGTTTCAAACTGTGTGGCACCATACCTCTTCCCTTATTTCATTCCTGTTTACGGAAACAAGCTACTGCGAAG taaaaagaggaggaagatcag aggaACACTGGCAAA GTGGTTGCTGGCGTATGAGAACACCATGTCTTTCCACTTCAGCAGTTACTTTGTCGGGTACTTCAGCGAGACCACCGCCACTCTGGCCGGGGCCGGCTTCACGGAGGAGAAGGACAACCTCAAATG GGACATGACCGTGTCCAAGCCCCTGAGTATAGAGTTCCCCCGGTCGATGGTGGAGGTGGTGACGTCCTGGAACCTGCCCATGTCTCGCTTCCTGCACACCT ATGTTTTTACGAGTGCTCTCAAATTTGGGACTTTCTCTGCCATCATGGTGACGTACACAGCCAGCGCTCTTCTGCAT GGTTTGAGCTTCCACCTGGGAGCAGTGCTGCTCTCCCTGGGGTTCATCACGTACATCGAACACG tGTTGCGGAAGAGGCTCGCAGCCATTTTTAACGCCTGCGTGCTGTCGAAGAAGTGTCAGGCAAACTGCACCCATCGAAACAAAAAG GAGCTGTGGGTCTATATGATCAACCTAGCATTCAGCGCCTTGGCACTACTCCATCTGACGTACCTGGGCTCTGTGTTCAACTCCAGTGTGGActacatggaggaggatgag GACGATATCACCCACCATACCATTCAGAAGTGGTCGGAGCTGAGCTGGACGAGCCACTGGGTGACGTTCGGATGCTGGATCCTGTACCGCCTGGTTCTCTGA